TCTTCTCGAGCAGCTTGGCGCCGGTGACGTTGCGGATGAAGAACGTCATCGCCGCGGGCGCGAAGACCGTCGCGAGCCCGGGCACCCAGCCCAGCGACAGCGCGCCGGCGATCCAGAGACCCCACCAGACGCAGGCGTCGCCGAAGTAGTTGGGGTGGCGGGTCCAGCCCCACAGGCCGGTGTCGAGGATCTTCGGGCGCGACTCGCGCGGCTTGGCCTTGTAGGCCTCGAGCTGGGCGTCGCCGACGACCTCGAAGTAGAGCCCGACCGCCCACACGACCACACCGACCCAGACGACCGGCCACCAGCGCACGTCGTAGGCGGCGCCGACGACGAGCGGGAAGGAGATGATCCACGCGACGAGCGCCTGCGTGCCGAAGACGCGGAGCAGGACCTTCGCGGCGCCGGCGTGCCAGCCCGGCCCGCCGAGCATCGCCTCGTAGCGCGGGTCCTCGCCGTGGCCGCGGGAGCGGCGGGCGATGTGGATCGCGAGCCGACCGCCCCAGACGGTGACGAGGAGCGCGAGCAGCCAGGAGTGGGCGTCGGGCCACACCAGCGCGAGGGCGACGGCGATCGCGACGAAGGACAGCCCCCACGCCACGTCGACGTCGGCGACGCGGTCGCGCCGCTTGCTCACCGCCGCCGTCGACCCCATGACGACGGCGGCGGCGAGGATCGCGACGACCGCCTGGGTCAGCACCTCACCACTCCCGGACCGGCGGGAGGGTGTGCGGCGCGCCGGGGCGCACCGCGAGGATCTGGTCGACGCCCATCCGGCCGTCGCGGAAGGCCAGCGCGCCACCGACGAGGTAGAGGCGCCACACCCGGACGACCTCCTCGCCGACGAGCGCGCGGATCGCGTCGAGGTTGGCCTCGAACCGCTCGAGCCAGCCGTGGACGGTGAGGACGTAGTGCTCGCGCAGCGCGTGCACGTCGCGCACCTCGAGGCCGCCGGCCTCGATGAGGTCGACGGTCTCGCCCACCGGGCGCATCGTCATGTCGGGGGCGATGAACGACTCGATGAACGGGCCGCCGCCGGGGTGCTTGCCGCCGCCCGCGCCCTGGCGCGACATCTGCTGCACCAGCACCCGGCCGCCCGGCTTCACCGCGCGACGCAGCACCTCGACGTAGGTGTCGTAGTTGAGCGCGCCGACGTGCTCGCCCATCTCGAGGGAGCCGACGGCGTCGAAGTGGTCGCGCTCGGGCACCTCGCGGTAGTCCTGCAGCCGGATCTCCACCCGGTCGGCGAGGCCGCGCTCGGCGATCCGCGCGTCGATGAACTTCTTCTGCTCCGCCGAGATCGTCACGCCCGTGACCTGCGCGCCGAAGTGCTCGGCCGCGTGCAGCGACAGCGAGCCCCAGCCGCAGCCGACGTCGAGCATCCGCATGCCGG
This genomic interval from Nocardioides palaemonis contains the following:
- a CDS encoding DUF1295 domain-containing protein, whose product is MLTQAVVAILAAAVVMGSTAAVSKRRDRVADVDVAWGLSFVAIAVALALVWPDAHSWLLALLVTVWGGRLAIHIARRSRGHGEDPRYEAMLGGPGWHAGAAKVLLRVFGTQALVAWIISFPLVVGAAYDVRWWPVVWVGVVVWAVGLYFEVVGDAQLEAYKAKPRESRPKILDTGLWGWTRHPNYFGDACVWWGLWIAGALSLGWVPGLATVFAPAAMTFFIRNVTGAKLLEK
- a CDS encoding SAM-dependent methyltransferase translates to MTQTDPRPTTAGTTSGGVADRLAEAVRPFIGGDLPVRLRAWDGSEAGPVEGPLVVLRSPDALRRLLWHPGELGAAQAYVTGELDVPEQDGWDLGSALTHAFAVGQERGLSGVRLSPRALVDAIRTAAGLGALGRPPAPPASQAQIKGKLHSLARDRSSISHHYDLSNEFYSLILEPQMAYSCGYHATPDVPLEEAQRAKLDLVCTKLGLTPGMRMLDVGCGWGSLSLHAAEHFGAQVTGVTISAEQKKFIDARIAERGLADRVEIRLQDYREVPERDHFDAVGSLEMGEHVGALNYDTYVEVLRRAVKPGGRVLVQQMSRQGAGGGKHPGGGPFIESFIAPDMTMRPVGETVDLIEAGGLEVRDVHALREHYVLTVHGWLERFEANLDAIRALVGEEVVRVWRLYLVGGALAFRDGRMGVDQILAVRPGAPHTLPPVREW